A window of Thermococcus aggregans contains these coding sequences:
- the speB gene encoding agmatinase, translating into MLFGIPPSEKPNLYILGIPWDESSSYRRGCAEGPEVIREATSEKLYNSFNESLVDLAEHWRYKDLGDVKAESFEELVERIDDLVKSHYSGELFLFLGGDHSITYATFRALREASKEEFGLIYFDAHPDLYSEYDGNKYSHACTVRRLVEEGFVKGRDVVQIGIRAPTKEQIDFAEEHGIKIISASEVYRCQEVDVPFEKAYLSFDMDVLDPAFAPGVGNPEPGGLTTRELVEVIKSLKTEVVAFDVVELNPDYDYKGITAFAAAKVIREVLGKAVKI; encoded by the coding sequence ATGCTTTTCGGAATTCCTCCCTCTGAGAAGCCAAACCTTTACATCCTTGGAATCCCTTGGGATGAATCATCCTCCTATAGGCGAGGCTGTGCCGAGGGCCCAGAAGTTATAAGAGAAGCAACGTCTGAGAAGCTCTACAACAGCTTCAACGAGAGTCTTGTGGATCTTGCTGAGCACTGGCGCTACAAGGACTTGGGAGATGTAAAAGCAGAGAGCTTTGAAGAGCTTGTTGAAAGAATTGACGACCTCGTTAAAAGCCATTACTCCGGAGAACTCTTCCTTTTCCTTGGAGGTGATCATTCCATAACCTATGCGACCTTCCGGGCTTTGAGAGAAGCGTCTAAAGAGGAATTCGGCCTCATATACTTTGATGCCCACCCAGACCTTTACTCCGAGTACGATGGGAACAAGTATTCCCATGCATGTACCGTGAGAAGGCTTGTGGAGGAAGGCTTCGTAAAAGGAAGAGACGTAGTCCAAATAGGGATTAGAGCCCCTACAAAAGAGCAAATTGACTTTGCAGAAGAGCACGGGATAAAAATAATTTCGGCCTCTGAGGTATATCGTTGCCAAGAAGTAGATGTACCTTTTGAGAAAGCTTATCTTTCCTTCGATATGGACGTTCTTGATCCGGCTTTTGCTCCAGGGGTTGGCAACCCTGAGCCTGGAGGACTAACCACGAGGGAGCTCGTTGAGGTTATAAAGAGCCTAAAAACAGAAGTTGTTGCCTTTGATGTTGTCGAACTCAACCCGGATTATGATTACAAAGGCATAACTGCCTTTGCTGCCGCAAAGGTAATTAGGGAAGTTTTAGGAAAAGCTGTGAAAATTTAG
- the metG gene encoding methionine--tRNA ligase subunit beta has translation MELYDVNEFWKFDLRVGLVKKAEKLKRTKKLIKLEVDFGNEQRTIITGLADQYSPEDLEGKKFIFVLNLKPKKLSGVESQGMLIVAESEDGKVYLLPVPDEVPVGTKVW, from the coding sequence ATGGAGCTCTACGATGTCAATGAATTCTGGAAGTTTGACCTTAGGGTTGGCCTTGTTAAGAAAGCTGAAAAGCTGAAGAGGACTAAAAAACTCATAAAACTCGAAGTGGACTTTGGAAATGAACAGAGAACAATAATAACTGGCTTGGCGGATCAGTATTCTCCAGAAGACCTTGAAGGGAAGAAGTTTATTTTCGTCCTAAATCTAAAGCCCAAGAAGCTATCCGGCGTGGAAAGCCAGGGAATGCTTATTGTAGCTGAAAGTGAGGACGGCAAGGTTTACCTTTTGCCCGTCCCAGATGAAGTGCCCGTAGGGACGAAGGTGTGGTAA
- a CDS encoding carbon-nitrogen hydrolase family protein, with translation MKVTLIPMRVKVNDFETNWQEFKQRFKEALEYRPDILVFPEYCFTGFKEWDFSGAKLYGEIVNRVSKLAKENLVYVIFGLLEPYKNCVYNSALLIGRDGEVLLKHRKFQEPMKFCTGNTVRTARTEFGKAAIIICGDLYNKRIAKWVRKKKPDYLFVPMEYSPETGKIIEEDIKMMSERAKLLEVKTFIVNTYLPGGAWVFDKNGELLAQSVGDNIVTFDSIIVPKQDVF, from the coding sequence ATGAAGGTCACTCTAATTCCGATGAGAGTTAAGGTTAACGACTTTGAAACAAACTGGCAGGAGTTTAAACAAAGATTTAAAGAAGCTTTGGAATACAGACCTGATATTCTAGTTTTCCCCGAGTACTGCTTTACTGGCTTTAAAGAGTGGGACTTTAGTGGAGCGAAGCTTTATGGTGAAATCGTCAATAGAGTCAGCAAACTTGCAAAGGAGAACTTGGTTTATGTGATCTTCGGCCTCCTTGAGCCCTACAAGAACTGCGTCTACAATTCGGCCCTGCTCATCGGCCGGGACGGAGAAGTCCTGCTGAAGCACCGCAAGTTCCAGGAGCCGATGAAGTTCTGCACCGGCAACACTGTGAGAACGGCGAGGACGGAGTTCGGGAAGGCCGCGATAATCATCTGCGGCGACCTCTACAACAAGCGCATAGCCAAGTGGGTAAGAAAGAAAAAGCCTGATTATCTCTTCGTGCCTATGGAGTACTCACCAGAAACTGGAAAGATCATCGAGGAAGACATCAAAATGATGTCCGAGAGAGCTAAACTCCTTGAAGTTAAGACCTTTATAGTGAATACCTACCTGCCAGGTGGAGCATGGGTATTTGACAAAAATGGAGAGCTTTTAGCTCAGAGTGTCGGGGATAATATCGTAACTTTTGACTCTATCATAGTCCCGAAGCAGGATGTCTTTTAG
- a CDS encoding nucleoside 2-deoxyribosyltransferase, with amino-acid sequence MRVFISSSLKNKELNKRIAEALEEHRFEVYLPQRDTPQSNDIETVFRANVEGIKRADVVVAVLINYGRDLGFEVGFAYGLGKPIIGLITDESYKEDKMIAGALTDTAKGLDELFYKIKSLAGGKSW; translated from the coding sequence ATGAGAGTCTTCATATCATCCTCTCTAAAGAATAAGGAGCTTAACAAAAGGATAGCTGAGGCTCTTGAAGAGCACAGATTTGAGGTTTATCTTCCTCAGAGAGATACCCCGCAATCTAACGATATAGAGACTGTCTTTAGGGCAAATGTTGAGGGTATTAAAAGAGCAGATGTTGTAGTTGCCGTCCTAATAAATTATGGACGTGACCTCGGATTTGAAGTTGGCTTTGCTTATGGGCTTGGGAAGCCAATAATTGGCCTAATAACTGATGAAAGTTATAAAGAGGACAAGATGATTGCGGGGGCACTTACAGATACAGCAAAAGGCTTGGATGAATTATTTTATAAAATAAAAAGCTTGGCAGGAGGTAAGAGCTGGTAG